In the genome of Pempheris klunzingeri isolate RE-2024b chromosome 11, fPemKlu1.hap1, whole genome shotgun sequence, one region contains:
- the pim2 gene encoding serine/threonine-protein kinase pim-2: protein MLEKRGAELHLEEEEVRGKVKQSFFSQYRCGSLLGSGGFGSVFSGQRLSDGLQVAVKQICRNRVQQWARLPDELGPVPMEIALLQRLSEVGGHGGVVRLLDWFEVEEQGFLLVLERPPQCQDLFDFITERGALPERLALRFFRQIVEALLFVHAHGVVHRDIKDENIVVDTRTLDVKIVDFGSGARLKETAYGEFEGTRVYSPPEWIQSQSYDAVPLTVWSLGVLLFDMVCGDIPFERDEEIIKATPIFTRRVSKECQSLIRWCLSYRPEERPSLEEILSHPWMEGGEGEEGGDLQEDHSSLPGQSL from the exons ATGTTGGAGAAAAGAGGCGCGGAGCttcacctggaggaggaggaggtccgAGGGAAAG tGAAGCAGTCGTTCTTCTCTCAGTACCGTTGTGGTTCTCTGCTCGGCAGCGGCGGCTTCGGCTCGGTGTTTTCAGGCCAGAGGCTCTCCGATGGACTGCAG GTGGCCGTCAAACAGATCTGCAGGAACCGAGTTCAGCAGTGGGCTCGACTG cccGATGAGCTTGGCCCCGTTCCCATGGAGATCGCTCTGCTGCAGCGGTTGTCAGAGGTCGGGGGTCATGGCGGCGTCGTCCGCCTGCTGGACTGGTTCgaggtggaggagcagggcTTCCTGTTGGTGCTGGAGCGACCGCCGCAGTGTCAGGATCTGTTCGACTTCATCACGGAGAGAGGAGCGCTCCCTGAACGCCTCGCACTCAG GTTCTTCCGTCAGATCGTGGAGGCGCTGCTCTTCGTCCACGCTCACGGCGTCGTGCACCGGGACATCAAGGACGAGAACATCGTGGTCGACACGAGGACGCTCGACGTCAAGATCGTCGACTTCGGGTCAGGAGCTCGACTCAAAGAGACGGCGTACGGCGAGTTCGAAG GGACACGTGTCTACAGCCCCCCTGAGTGGATCCAGTCTCAGTCCTATGACGCCGTCCCCCTCACCGTCTGGTCTCTGGGCGTCCTGCTCTTCGACATGGTGTGCGGCGACATCCCGTTTGAGCGCGACGAGGAGATCATCAAAGCCACGCCCATCTTCACCAGACGGGTCTCTAAAG AATGCCAGTCTCTGATCCGCTGGTGCCTGTCGTACCGTCCGGAGGAGCGTCCGTCACTGGAGGAGATCCTGTCTCACCcctggatggagggaggggagggggaggaaggaggagaccTGCAGGAGGACCACAGCTCTCTGCCCGGCCAGTCCCTGTAa
- the otud5a gene encoding LOW QUALITY PROTEIN: OTU domain-containing protein 5-A (The sequence of the model RefSeq protein was modified relative to this genomic sequence to represent the inferred CDS: inserted 2 bases in 2 codons; deleted 2 bases in 2 codons): MTILPKKKPSSGVGVSDHADDSDRRSGSDPHQHPHPHPHAGRTGARPRASPPPWSYQPAPPSARDDRRSIEASSRPQQASPPPVGSASPVGPGDGRDSSGGMVAGSRGELVVSAGVVGCGGGIGSCCSGPGLSKRRRQAGTCSGGVVAALAGGGQPGVTGPGGVGSSQDTEEGAGNNSEDEYENAARLQSMDPATVEQQEHWFEKALREKKGFVIKKMKEDGACLFRAVADQVYGDQDMHEVVRKHCMDYLMKNADYFSNYVTXDFTTYINRKRKNNCHGNHIEMQAMAEMYNRPVEVYQYSTEPINTFHGIHQNNDEPIRVSYHRNIHYNSVVNPXKATIGVGLGLPAFKPGYAEQSLMKSAIKTSEESWIEQQMLEDKKRATDWEATNEAIEEQVARESYLQWLQDQEKQARQPRKASATCSSATAAASSGLDDWSARSPRQRDSDPSHSDLTTATSTNNKPPSPAGAALILSKPPSPCAPGPSNQSRHHLEYRAIMQEMSPTAFGLTDWEDDEILASVLAVSQQEYLDSMKHQSAATAAMHREREPSPDSS; the protein is encoded by the exons atgACGATTCTCCCGAAGAAGAAGCCCAGCTCCGGGGTCGGCGTCTCGGACCACGCCGATGACAGCGACCGTCGGAGCGGCTCCGACCCGCACCAGCACCCGCACCCGCATCCTCACGCGGGGAGGACCGGAGCCCGACCGAGGGCTTCACCTCCGCCGTGGTCCTACCAGCCCGCTCCGCCCTCAGCAAGGGACGACAGGCGGAGCATCGAGGCGAGCTCCCGGCCGCAGCAGGCCTCTCCGCCGCCCGTCGGCTCCGCGTCCCCGGTGGGGCCGGGCGACGGCCGGGACAGCAGCGGCGGGATGGTGGCCGGGTCCCGCGGAGAGCTCGTCGTGTCCGCCGGAGTCGTCGGCTGCGGCGGAGGCATCGGCAGCTGCTGCTCCGGGCCCGGGCTGAGCAAGAGGCGGCGGCAGGCAGGCACCTGCTCCGGCGGGGTGGTGGCGGCTCTGGCCGGCGGAGGCCAGCCCGGAGTGACCGGACCGGGAGGAGTGGGGTCCAGCCAGGACACGGAAGAAGGAGCCGGGAACAACAGCGAGGACGAGTACGAGAACGCCGCCCGGCTGCAGTCCATGGACCCGGCTACCGTGGAGCAG caggaGCACTGGTTTGAAAAGGCtctgagggaaaagaaaggCTTCGTCATCAAGAAGATGAAGGAGGACGGAGCGTGTCTGTTCAGAGCTGTGG CTGATCAGGTGTACGGAGATCAGGACATGCACGAAGTGGTCAGGAAACACTGTATGGACTACCTG ATGAAGAACGCCGACTATTTCTCCAACTACGTGA GAGACTTCACCACATACataaacaggaagaggaaaaacaattgccatggcaaccacatCGAGATGCAGGCTATGGCTGAGATGTAC AACAGACCCGTGGAGGTGTACCAGTACAGCACAG AGCCAATCAACACGTTTCATGGA ATCCACCAGAACAACGACGAGCCGATCAGAGTGAGCTACCACCGCAACATCCACTACAACTCCGTGGTGAACC ACAAGGCCACGATCGGGGTCGGACTGGGACTGCCCGCCTTCAAACCAGGG tacGCGGAGCAGTCTCTGATGAAGTCGGCCATCAAGACATCGGAGGAGTCGTGGATCGAGCAGCAGATGCTGGAGGACAAGAAGAGGGCGACGGACTGGGAGGCGACCAACGAGGCCATCGAGGAGCAGGTGGCCCGGGAGTCGTACCTGCAGTGGCTGCAGGACCAGGAGAAACAGGCCCGACAg CCCCGCAAGGCCAGCGCCACCTGCAGCTCGGCGACGGCGGCCGCCTCCAGCGGACTGGACGACTGGAGCGCACGGTCGCCACGGCAACGGGACTCTGACCCCTCCCACTCCGACCTCACTACTGCCACGTCGACCAACAACAAGCCCCCCTCCCCCGCCGGAGCCGCCCTCATCCTGAGcaaacccccctccccctgcgcgccag gtcccAGTAATCAGAGTCGTCATCATTTGGAGTACAGAGCCATCATGCAGGAGATGTCGCCTACAGCGtttg GTCTGACGGACTGGGAGGACGATGAGATCCTGGCGTCGGTGCTGGCCGTCTCTCAGCAGGAGTACCTggacagcatgaagcaccagagCGCCGCCACTGCCGCCATGCATCGAGAGAGAGAGCCGTCGCCCGACAGCAGCTGA